From Panicum hallii strain FIL2 chromosome 2, PHallii_v3.1, whole genome shotgun sequence, a single genomic window includes:
- the LOC112882478 gene encoding laccase-15-like: MGRGSLLLAAFVFLLSTTALMAAAAVVKHTFLVSTVKMKHLCKETQVTVVNGQLPGPVIDVTEGDTVAVHVVNKSPNNITIHWHGVRQWLNCWADGVPMITQRPILPKHNFTYRFNVSGQEGTLWWHAHVSCLRATLHGALIIRPRHGAGSYPFPKPHKEIPIIIGDWWQKDLRKVAWNMAHDSFGDFPSASTINGKLGDLFNCSGTPEDGYELHMEPGKTYLLRIINAGLFFEFYLKIAGHKFKVVASDANYVSPFTTDVIAIAPGETMDALVVADAPPGRYYMVAVPTQPPLPDPQVEAHATRAILQYSNTRSPGSGAAAAGGDQSCEEDDDDVLVAPQMPDEHDTLRSFYFHGNLIGLPHRRPLPVPLQADERMLITLGLGSVCRRGQSCTTGVHGKGMLVASMNNISFEPPMMKTTPLLEAHYFHTGDIDAMPEFPDWPPRLFNFTDRGLTPWGPKEMEVERASKATAVRRFRHGAVVEVVFQNTAILQSDSNPMHLHGHDMVVLAQGHGNYNATKDVASYNLVNPPWKNTVVVPNLGWVAVRFVANNPGVWFVHCHFEFHLTMGMATVFIVENGSTVETSLPPPPKNFPTRAAEDNLVPDEFYIKTKKTEASYK; this comes from the exons ATGGGGAGAGGGAGCCTCCTCCTCGCGgccttcgtcttcctcctctccaCCACGGCACTAATGGCGGCCGCGGCCGTCGTCAAGCACACCTTTCTT GTGAGTACGGTGAAGATGAAGCACTTGTGCAAGGAGACACAGGTCACCGTGGTGAATGGGCAGCTCCCAGGGCCGGTGATCGATGTAACCGAAGGGGATACGGTGGCGGTCCATGTGGTCAATAAGTCACCTAACAACATAACGATCCATTG GCATGGAGTGAGGCAGTGGCTAAACTGTTGGGCTGATGGGGTGCCGATGATCACCCAGCGCCCCATCCTGCCGAAGCACAACTTCACCTACCGGTTCAACGTCTCTGGGCAGGAAGGCACTCTGTGGTGGCACGCTCACGTCTCCTGCCTACGAGCAACCCTCCACGGAGCCTTGATCATCCGGCCGAGACATGGGGCTGGCTCGTATCCGTTTCCTAAGCCTCACAAGGAGATACCCATCATCATAG GGGACTGGTGGCAGAAGGATCTCCGAAAAGTGGCCTGGAACATGGCGCATGATTCTTTTGGTGATTTCCCCAGCGCATCCACAATCAATGGCAAGCTTGGAGATCTCTTCAATTGCTCCG GCACCCCGGAAGATGGCTACGAGCTGCACATGGAGCCCGGCAAGACCTACCTTCTACGAATAATCAACGCCGGGCTCTTCTTCGAGTTCTACCTCAAGATCGCCGGGCACAAGTTCAAGGTGGTTGCTTCGGACGCCAACTATGTCAGCCCCTTCACCACGGATGTCATCGCCATCGCGCCCGGCGAGACGATGGACGCCTTGGTGGTCGCCGACGCACCCCCCGGCAGGTACTACATGGTCGCCGTTCCCACCCAGCCGCCATTGCCAGATCCCCAGGTCGAGGCGCACGCCACGAGGGCGATCTTGCAGTACAGCAACACCCGTAGTCCTGGCAGTGGTGCCGCCGCAGCAGGAGGAGATCAATCCTGCGAGGAAGACGACGATGACGTGCTAGTGGCGCCTCAGATGCCTGATGAGCATGACACATTAAGATCGTTCTACTTCCATGGCAACCTGATCGGCCTGCCCCACCGTCGGCCGTTGCCGGTTCCGTTGCAGGCCGACGAGCGCATGCTCATCACGCTTGGCCTGGGCAGCGTCTGCCGGCGAGGCCAGTCCTGCACGACGGGCGTCCATGGCAAGGGCATGCTCGTAGCGTCCATGAACAACATCTCCTTCGAGCCGCCCATGATGAAGACGACGCCGCTGCTGGAAGCGCACTATTTCCACACCGGCGACATCGACGCGATGCCGGAGTTTCCCGACTGGCCGCCAAGGTTGTTCAACTTCACCGACCGAGGACTGACCCCATGGGGACCCAAGGAGATGGAGGTAGAGAGGGCGTCCAAGGCGACGGCGGTACGGCGGTTCCGGCATGGCGCCGTAGTCGAGGTAGTGTTCCAAAACACGGCGATACTGCAGAGTGACTCGAACCCAATGCACCTACACGGGCATGACATGGTCGTGCTCGCACAAGGGCACGGCAACTACAATGCAACCAAGGACGTGGCGAGCTACAACCTGGTGAATCCGCCATGGAAGAACACCGTGGTCGTCCCAAACCTTGGGTGGGTGGCCGTCCGATTTGTCGCCAACAATCCAG GGGTATGGTTCGTACATTGCCACTTCGAGTTTCATTTAACAATGGGCATGGCGACTGTGTTCATTGTAGAGAACGGGTCAACAGTTGAGACATCCCTTCCTCCACCGCCCAAGAATTTTCCAACTCGTGCTGCTGAAGATAATCTCGTTCCAGACGAATTCTATATCAAAACTAAGAAAACTGAAGCCTCATATAAATAG